One Staphylococcus ratti DNA segment encodes these proteins:
- a CDS encoding APC family permease, with translation MQNKHKQIDRGDLQANLSEKFVWAIAYGSCIGWGSFILPGDWIAQSGPIAASIGILIGALLMIIIAVSYGALVERFPVSGGGFAFSYLGFGRYVSFFSSWFLTFGYICVVALNATAFSLLIKFLLPDVLEVGKLYTIAGWDVYITEILIATALLLVFMVIAIKGASVSGSLQYYFCVAMVTVVVLLFISSFFGSNFSFDNLQPLHGPEYGWFKAIIMIVAVAPWAYVGFDNIPQTAEEFNFSPNKTFKLIVYSLIAAGLTYTMMILYTGWLSGASEDLWLTGSVTREAFGTIGLGVLAIAIIMGIFTGLNGFLLSASRLLFSMGRSGIMPTIFSKLHPKYKTPYVSILFLVALTLIAPWLGRTALTWIVNMSSTGVSVAYFVTCLAAAKLFSYDKSSPSYGPVYKTFAIVGSVISFVFLFLLLFPWSPAALSGPSYIALAAWTVLGLIFFGIRYPKLRRINRDDLSRLILDANNKEIENMIEK, from the coding sequence ATGCAAAACAAGCACAAGCAGATTGATCGTGGCGACTTACAAGCGAATTTATCAGAGAAGTTTGTATGGGCAATTGCGTATGGCTCTTGTATAGGGTGGGGGTCATTTATTTTACCAGGTGACTGGATTGCGCAATCTGGACCTATCGCTGCTTCAATTGGAATATTAATTGGTGCCTTGCTTATGATTATTATTGCCGTGAGCTATGGCGCATTAGTTGAACGTTTTCCAGTTTCAGGCGGAGGTTTTGCGTTCAGCTATTTAGGATTTGGGCGATATGTGAGTTTTTTCTCATCATGGTTTTTAACTTTTGGTTACATTTGTGTTGTTGCTTTAAACGCGACCGCATTTAGTTTGTTAATTAAGTTTTTATTGCCTGATGTTTTAGAAGTAGGAAAGTTGTATACGATTGCAGGTTGGGATGTTTACATCACAGAAATTTTAATTGCCACAGCCTTATTACTCGTATTCATGGTTATTGCTATTAAAGGTGCAAGTGTTTCCGGCTCCTTACAATACTATTTTTGTGTGGCAATGGTCACTGTTGTCGTATTATTGTTTATCAGTTCATTTTTTGGTTCGAACTTTTCATTTGATAATTTACAACCTTTACATGGGCCGGAGTACGGTTGGTTTAAAGCTATTATTATGATTGTAGCGGTAGCACCGTGGGCGTATGTTGGGTTTGATAACATTCCACAAACGGCAGAAGAATTTAATTTTTCTCCCAATAAGACGTTTAAATTAATTGTTTATAGTTTAATTGCTGCAGGCTTAACGTATACGATGATGATTTTATATACAGGTTGGTTAAGTGGTGCAAGCGAGGATTTATGGCTGACAGGTTCAGTGACACGTGAAGCTTTCGGAACGATTGGATTAGGTGTTTTAGCCATCGCTATTATAATGGGTATTTTTACTGGTTTAAATGGTTTCTTACTCAGTGCGAGCCGCTTATTATTCTCCATGGGACGTTCAGGAATTATGCCGACCATCTTTAGCAAACTTCATCCGAAGTATAAAACGCCTTATGTTTCAATTTTATTTTTAGTGGCATTAACCTTGATTGCACCATGGTTAGGACGTACAGCGTTGACATGGATTGTAAACATGTCTTCTACAGGCGTTTCTGTCGCTTATTTTGTTACATGTTTAGCAGCAGCGAAGTTATTTAGTTATGACAAATCGAGTCCATCGTATGGCCCTGTGTACAAAACATTTGCGATTGTGGGATCAGTGATTTCATTCGTATTTTTATTCTTGTTACTTTTCCCATGGTCTCCAGCAGCGCTCTCAGGTCCTTCTTATATCGCATTAGCAGCGTGGACGGTGCTAGGGCTTATCTTTTTTGGTATTCGCTATCCAAAATTACGTCGGATTAACCGCGATGATTTATCAAGACTAATTTTAGATGCGAATAATAAAGAAATTGAAAATATGATTGAAAAATAA
- a CDS encoding DUF423 domain-containing protein, whose translation MKLFIILGALNALFAVGTGAFGAHALDGKLSEHYMSVWEKATMYQMYHGLGLILIGIIGGAFDLNVGWAGWLMFLGIVFFSGSLYILSLTGISILGAITPIGGVLFIISWLMLAIAAFKIS comes from the coding sequence ATGAAGTTATTCATTATTTTAGGTGCGCTGAATGCCTTATTTGCTGTAGGTACAGGTGCATTTGGTGCCCATGCTTTAGATGGTAAGCTCTCTGAACATTATATGTCTGTATGGGAAAAGGCGACAATGTATCAAATGTATCACGGTTTAGGATTAATTTTAATTGGAATTATTGGTGGTGCATTTGACCTAAATGTAGGTTGGGCAGGTTGGCTCATGTTTTTAGGTATTGTATTCTTTAGTGGTTCGTTATATATTCTATCACTTACAGGAATCAGCATCCTTGGTGCCATAACACCTATTGGTGGCGTATTGTTTATTATAAGTTGGTTAATGCTTGCGATTGCAGCCTTCAAAATATCATAA
- a CDS encoding DUF5327 family protein yields MNKDKLIELIEAELIKADAAANDTDFDKHMYAIHTLTSLYIEATPSKVSKPSSPSTMYAQQPSVGSKVTTQGVTDEEIRLMGGKVSVSKSNDVSAPSHQRMKTDDEIGNGESIFDF; encoded by the coding sequence GTGAATAAAGATAAATTAATTGAACTGATTGAAGCGGAATTGATCAAAGCGGACGCAGCAGCGAATGATACAGACTTTGATAAGCATATGTATGCGATTCATACATTAACGTCGTTATACATAGAAGCGACACCGTCAAAAGTTTCAAAACCGTCATCTCCTTCTACGATGTATGCACAACAACCGTCTGTTGGTTCAAAAGTAACGACACAAGGCGTTACAGATGAAGAAATTCGATTAATGGGTGGAAAAGTTTCTGTCTCAAAGTCTAATGACGTTTCAGCACCGTCTCATCAACGTATGAAAACCGATGATGAGATAGGCAATGGTGAGTCAATATTTGATTTTTAA
- a CDS encoding uracil-DNA glycosylase — protein sequence MEWSTIFHEITTKHDFKAMHDFLEKEYATEIVYPDRENIYQAFDLTPFEKIKVVILGQDPYHGPNQAHGLAFSIQPHAKFPPSLRNMYKELETDIGCHRTSPHLQDWAREGVLLLNTVLTVRKGQAHSHKDIGWETFTNEIIQAVSDYREGVVFILWGRPAQQKARLIDTSKHLIIQAPHPSPLSAHRGFFGSKPYSKANAYLKEQGKTPIHWCEGKEKHRE from the coding sequence ATGGAATGGTCAACCATTTTTCATGAGATTACGACAAAACATGATTTTAAAGCGATGCATGATTTTTTGGAAAAAGAATATGCGACAGAAATTGTATATCCAGATCGTGAAAATATATATCAAGCTTTCGATTTAACACCATTTGAAAAGATAAAAGTAGTGATTTTAGGTCAAGACCCGTATCATGGACCGAATCAAGCCCATGGTCTCGCTTTTTCCATTCAACCCCATGCAAAATTTCCGCCATCTTTGCGAAATATGTATAAAGAATTAGAAACGGATATTGGTTGTCATCGTACATCCCCGCATTTACAGGACTGGGCACGTGAAGGTGTTTTATTATTAAACACTGTCCTTACTGTACGTAAAGGACAAGCGCATTCGCATAAAGATATCGGATGGGAAACATTTACCAATGAAATCATTCAAGCTGTTTCCGATTATAGAGAGGGCGTTGTATTTATTTTGTGGGGGAGACCAGCGCAACAAAAAGCACGCCTGATTGATACTTCAAAGCATTTGATTATTCAAGCACCACATCCGAGTCCATTATCGGCACATCGTGGCTTTTTCGGTTCAAAGCCTTATTCAAAAGCGAATGCCTATTTAAAAGAACAAGGAAAAACACCGATTCATTGGTGTGAAGGGAAGGAGAAACACCGTGAATAA
- the thiD gene encoding bifunctional hydroxymethylpyrimidine kinase/phosphomethylpyrimidine kinase produces the protein MALKKVLTIAGSDTSAGAGMQADLKTFQEHDTYGMVALAAIVTMDKATWSHDVTPIPFDVFNKQLETVISIGPDAVKTGMLGTQEIIKRAGEAFTESGAKYFVVDPVMVCKGEDEVLNPGNTEAMIEYLLPKATVVTPNLFEAGQLSGLGALKSIEDMKKAAKIIHEQGAQHVVIKGGKALDQDKSYDLYYDGQTFYQLTTDMFQQSYNHGAGCTFAAATTANLANGLAPKEAVINAKAFVASAIKNGWKMNDFVGPVDHGAANRIEKIDVDVTEI, from the coding sequence ATGGCATTAAAAAAAGTATTGACGATTGCAGGTTCTGACACAAGTGCTGGTGCAGGCATGCAAGCAGATTTAAAAACCTTTCAAGAGCATGACACATATGGCATGGTCGCATTAGCCGCTATTGTTACAATGGATAAGGCAACGTGGTCTCACGATGTGACGCCTATTCCATTTGATGTGTTCAATAAACAACTGGAAACAGTCATTAGTATTGGACCAGATGCAGTAAAAACGGGAATGTTAGGAACACAAGAAATCATCAAGCGCGCAGGAGAAGCATTTACAGAATCTGGCGCGAAATATTTTGTCGTTGACCCTGTAATGGTATGTAAAGGCGAAGACGAAGTTTTAAACCCTGGCAACACTGAAGCTATGATTGAGTATTTGTTACCTAAAGCAACAGTTGTAACACCTAACCTATTTGAAGCTGGTCAATTGTCAGGTTTAGGCGCTTTAAAATCTATTGAAGATATGAAAAAAGCGGCTAAAATTATTCATGAGCAAGGTGCGCAACATGTCGTAATTAAAGGCGGTAAAGCGTTAGATCAAGATAAATCTTACGACTTGTATTATGACGGTCAAACCTTTTATCAACTGACAACAGATATGTTCCAACAAAGCTACAATCACGGTGCAGGCTGTACATTTGCAGCGGCAACAACTGCAAACTTAGCAAATGGTTTAGCCCCTAAAGAAGCTGTTATTAATGCGAAAGCCTTTGTTGCATCAGCAATTAAAAATGGCTGGAAAATGAATGATTTCGTCGGACCTGTAGATCACGGAGCGGCAAATCGCATCGAAAAAATCGATGTTGACGTGACAGAAATTTAA
- a CDS encoding thiolase family protein, giving the protein MNEAIIVAAKRAPIGLYGGRLHKWEPEDLLKPLFAYFNETLPCDLNELDDVILGNVVGNGGNIARKSLLEAGIDVQVPGLTIDRQCGSGLEAIQLACRLVESGAGDFYIAGGVESTSRAPWKMKRPTSLYPTEPPQFYERAPFAPSHQDPTMIEAAENVARQYQISRADQDRFAYDSHKKAIKALAQLKFEKEILPLKVHGEWMTQDEGVRPKIDLKRLNRLKPFLPNGTVTVGNSCLKHDGAALVVIMSKQKAHDIGWTEGMQFKGYTIKGVDPHILGIGPVPAVKHLLKQHQVRLSDIDAVEFNEAFSSQVLASQRELGIANDKLNRHGGAIAMGHPYSASGAILVTRLFYMKDAYLTLATMGIGGGMGNAALFERCSI; this is encoded by the coding sequence ATGAATGAAGCGATTATTGTTGCTGCTAAAAGAGCGCCGATTGGTCTCTATGGCGGGCGTTTACATAAATGGGAACCGGAAGACTTGCTTAAACCGTTATTCGCATACTTTAACGAAACGTTGCCATGTGATTTAAATGAATTGGATGATGTTATTTTAGGCAATGTTGTAGGAAATGGGGGTAACATTGCTAGAAAAAGTTTGCTTGAGGCAGGAATTGATGTGCAAGTACCGGGGTTAACGATAGATAGACAATGTGGTTCTGGATTGGAAGCGATACAGCTCGCATGCCGCCTCGTCGAAAGTGGCGCAGGCGACTTTTATATTGCTGGTGGGGTTGAAAGTACAAGTCGAGCACCTTGGAAAATGAAACGCCCTACATCACTTTATCCGACAGAACCTCCACAATTTTATGAGCGTGCCCCTTTTGCACCAAGCCATCAAGATCCAACGATGATTGAAGCAGCAGAAAATGTAGCGCGCCAATATCAAATCTCCAGAGCGGATCAAGACCGATTTGCATACGATAGTCATAAGAAAGCTATAAAAGCGCTAGCGCAGTTAAAATTTGAAAAAGAAATATTGCCTTTAAAAGTACATGGGGAATGGATGACGCAAGATGAGGGTGTGCGTCCTAAAATCGATTTAAAACGTTTGAATCGTTTGAAACCATTTCTTCCGAATGGAACAGTAACGGTAGGCAACAGTTGTTTAAAACATGATGGCGCAGCGCTAGTAGTCATTATGTCAAAGCAGAAGGCACATGATATAGGATGGACTGAAGGTATGCAGTTTAAAGGATATACGATTAAAGGTGTAGACCCACATATTCTTGGAATTGGCCCTGTGCCTGCGGTTAAACACTTATTAAAACAACATCAAGTACGTCTTTCAGATATTGATGCTGTCGAATTCAATGAAGCATTCAGCTCACAAGTGCTCGCTTCACAACGCGAACTAGGAATCGCTAATGACAAACTTAATCGGCATGGTGGTGCCATTGCGATGGGGCATCCATATAGCGCAAGTGGCGCGATTTTAGTTACACGCTTATTTTATATGAAAGATGCGTATTTAACACTTGCGACGATGGGAATAGGAGGAGGCATGGGTAATGCAGCTTTATTCGAAAGATGCTCCATCTGA
- a CDS encoding AMP-binding protein, whose protein sequence is MELLTRLSNYARKQPERCALYIDGEQLHYEALYHQAASAAQQLPNECIGHYVALTFDRIQDFVTAYLAVLMKGATPCVMDAKWSSNRRIALHKQYHISFIWNVEGLRRTGYEGVSERQPNLLHIGFTSGTTGLPKAFYRDEASWIASFEQNECLICEDKKDPTPIMVALGPYAHSLTLYVIVYALFYGRTFMGQNDYHIATCANRIAHFGKPCTLFVVPTMVYDWLQHVRETQQIKNVFISGDKLTPELHQQLKAVVPMATLYEFFGTSEASFISVNADQTAPLASVGKVFPNVDILIKAPDDNGIGRLFVKSPMVFSGYLGQEKPKWIATGDYARIENDFLYLHGRVQDRMIIGGRNVYPSVIEQHLKMIDGIEDVVIVRRPHTKFGELAIAIYVGATNLTYSKIRRKLSPTLSRYEIPSKLIRVSALPLTSSGKVSRQEAQLLYESGEFNE, encoded by the coding sequence ATGGAATTATTAACAAGACTTTCGAATTATGCACGGAAGCAACCTGAAAGATGTGCATTATATATAGACGGAGAACAACTTCATTATGAAGCCTTATATCATCAGGCTGCGAGTGCCGCTCAACAACTCCCAAATGAATGTATAGGGCACTATGTTGCGTTGACATTTGATCGAATACAAGACTTTGTCACTGCGTATTTGGCAGTATTGATGAAAGGGGCAACGCCTTGTGTGATGGACGCTAAGTGGTCTTCTAATCGACGCATTGCTTTACATAAGCAGTATCACATTTCTTTTATTTGGAATGTGGAAGGTCTACGTCGTACAGGATATGAAGGCGTGTCTGAGAGACAACCTAACCTACTTCATATCGGATTCACTTCAGGAACGACAGGTTTACCTAAAGCTTTTTATCGTGATGAAGCTTCATGGATCGCTTCTTTCGAACAAAATGAATGTTTAATATGTGAAGACAAAAAGGATCCAACACCTATAATGGTGGCGCTAGGTCCTTATGCGCATTCCTTAACATTATATGTTATCGTGTACGCGCTATTTTATGGACGCACATTTATGGGACAAAACGACTACCATATCGCAACATGCGCAAACAGAATAGCACATTTTGGCAAGCCATGTACACTCTTTGTCGTACCTACGATGGTCTATGATTGGCTTCAACACGTACGTGAAACGCAACAGATAAAGAATGTCTTCATCTCTGGAGATAAATTAACACCTGAATTGCATCAACAATTAAAAGCGGTTGTGCCTATGGCGACATTGTATGAGTTTTTTGGAACGTCAGAAGCGAGTTTTATAAGTGTAAACGCCGATCAAACAGCGCCTTTAGCTTCTGTAGGAAAAGTATTTCCTAATGTGGATATATTGATAAAAGCACCGGATGATAACGGTATAGGACGTCTTTTTGTTAAAAGTCCAATGGTTTTTTCTGGGTATTTAGGTCAGGAAAAGCCAAAATGGATAGCAACGGGAGATTATGCACGTATAGAAAATGACTTTTTATATTTACATGGACGTGTACAAGACCGGATGATTATTGGTGGACGTAATGTATACCCTTCAGTCATTGAGCAACATCTTAAAATGATAGACGGTATTGAAGATGTTGTGATTGTACGTCGTCCCCATACAAAATTTGGAGAATTAGCCATTGCGATATACGTTGGAGCAACGAACCTCACATACTCAAAAATACGTCGAAAACTCTCTCCAACATTATCGCGCTACGAAATACCGTCAAAATTGATTCGTGTTTCGGCATTACCTTTAACTTCTAGTGGGAAAGTGTCACGACAAGAAGCGCAACTTTTATATGAAAGTGGTGAATTTAATGAATGA
- the hxlB gene encoding 6-phospho-3-hexuloisomerase — MAALNYQLILKEIEQTLRSIHEEHACHFEQKILDANRVFVAAKGRSGFVANSFAMRLNQLGKQTHVVGEATTPSIQKGDMFIVISGSGTTAHLKLLAEKAKDVEAEVFLIMTNSASTIGKLADGVIELPAGTKYDAEGSKQPLGSLFEQSAQILLDSFVLNLQQRLNVSEETMQHNHANLE; from the coding sequence ATGGCAGCGTTAAATTATCAATTGATTTTAAAAGAGATTGAACAAACGTTACGTTCGATTCATGAAGAGCATGCTTGTCATTTCGAGCAAAAAATCCTTGATGCGAATAGGGTTTTTGTAGCTGCTAAAGGACGTTCGGGGTTTGTCGCGAATAGTTTTGCGATGCGTCTTAATCAACTTGGCAAACAAACACATGTTGTAGGCGAAGCGACGACACCTTCAATCCAAAAAGGTGATATGTTCATCGTAATTTCTGGTTCGGGTACCACAGCACATTTAAAATTGCTTGCTGAAAAAGCGAAAGACGTTGAAGCGGAAGTATTTCTGATTATGACAAATTCAGCGTCGACGATTGGCAAACTTGCCGATGGCGTCATTGAACTTCCAGCAGGTACAAAATATGACGCAGAAGGTTCAAAGCAACCTTTAGGCAGCTTGTTTGAGCAAAGTGCACAAATATTACTTGATAGTTTTGTGTTGAACTTGCAACAACGTTTAAATGTTTCAGAAGAGACGATGCAACATAATCATGCGAATTTAGAATAA
- the hxlA gene encoding 3-hexulose-6-phosphate synthase, whose product MELQLAIDLLNKEEAAQLAQKVTDFVDIVEIGTPIVINEGLPAVQHLKEHVNDKDVKVLADLKIMDAADYEVSQAIKFGADVVTILGVAEDESIKNAVEEAHKHGKQLLVDLIAVQDLEKRAKEIDAMGADYIAVHTGYDLQAQGQSPLESLRKVKSVISQSKVAVAGGIKPETIREVVAENPDLIIVGGGIANADDPAAAAKQCRDIMEGK is encoded by the coding sequence ATGGAATTACAATTAGCGATTGATTTATTAAATAAAGAAGAAGCTGCACAATTAGCTCAAAAAGTGACAGATTTTGTAGATATTGTAGAAATTGGTACACCTATTGTAATTAATGAAGGGCTCCCTGCAGTGCAACATTTAAAAGAACATGTTAATGATAAAGATGTAAAAGTATTAGCGGATTTAAAAATAATGGATGCTGCGGATTATGAAGTGAGCCAAGCGATCAAGTTCGGTGCGGACGTGGTGACAATTCTAGGTGTAGCGGAAGATGAATCAATTAAAAACGCTGTTGAAGAAGCCCATAAGCACGGCAAACAATTACTTGTAGACTTAATCGCAGTTCAAGATTTAGAAAAACGTGCGAAAGAAATTGATGCTATGGGTGCAGACTATATTGCAGTTCATACTGGTTATGATTTACAAGCGCAAGGGCAATCTCCGCTTGAAAGTTTACGCAAAGTGAAGTCAGTGATTAGTCAATCTAAAGTAGCGGTCGCAGGTGGCATTAAACCAGAGACAATTAGAGAAGTAGTTGCTGAAAATCCAGACTTAATTATTGTTGGTGGTGGCATTGCTAACGCGGACGATCCAGCAGCAGCGGCAAAACAATGTCGCGATATTATGGAAGGTAAGTAA